The following coding sequences lie in one Spinacia oleracea cultivar Varoflay chromosome 1, BTI_SOV_V1, whole genome shotgun sequence genomic window:
- the LOC110803199 gene encoding GDSL esterase/lipase At1g29660-like, protein MWRITLYFFILFTIDSTLVNGESKVPCFFIFGDSLSDVGNNNILNTTDKSNYLPYGVDFPGQIPTGRFTNGRTIEDFISQLLGFQRYINPYSTQMDKDILRGVNFASGAAGILPKTGSRWGDRVGMDQQLKNFNTTISKLKSMVGGPVTNYLNKCLYTINIGSNDYIDKYFMTKNYPTGNQFATNQYARQLIARYKLQLQALYDSGARKITVFGLPQIGCTPAAFIRFNSTKCVNEVNQAVEAFNTMLVSLVDSFNAKLHMANFTFINLYSMQASTSPPSGSDTKHACCKLRSDFLCEPLSTPCQNRKSYEFMDGFHPTEIVNEIVSNIIFNPPNSFVHPMSISQLIN, encoded by the exons ATGTGGAGAATTACATTATACTTTTTCATTCTTTTTACAATTGACTCAACATTAGTTAATGGTGAATCAAAAGTTCCATGCTTTTTTATATTTGGAGATTCGTTATCAGATGTTGGCAACAATAATATCCTCAATACAACGgataaatcaaattatttacCTTATGGTGTTGACTTTCCTGGTCAAATTCCTACAGGAAGGTTTACTAATGGTCGTACCATAGAAGATTTTATTT CTCAACTTTTGGGATTTCAGAGATATATAAACCCATATAGTACTCAAATGGATAAAGATATATTGAGGGGCGTCAATTTTGCATCTGGTGCTGCTGGAATTCTCCCCAAAACTGGATCACGATGG GGTGATCGAGTTGGGATGGATCAACAATTAAAAAATTTCAATACAACAATCTCAAAGCTTAAATCGATGGTTGGTGGTCCTGTCACTAACTATTTAAACAAGTGTTTGTACACTATTAACATTGGTAGCAATGACTACATTGATAAGTATTTCATGACAAAAAACTATCCTACTGGTAACCAATTTGCCACTAACCAATATGCAAGACAACTTATTGCTCGGTACAAACTTCAATTACAG GCATTATATGATTCTGGTGCGAGAAAGATTACGGTGTTTGGATTACCTCAAATAGGTTGCACTCCAGCTGCATTCATTAGATTTAATTCAACCAAATGTGTTAATGAAGTCAACCAAGCAGTAGAAGCATTTAATACAATGCTTGTTTCTTTAGTGGATTCTTTCAATGCAAAGCTTCATATGGCCAATTTCACGTTCATTAATTTGTATTCCATGCAAGCCTCAACTTCACCTCCATCAG GCTCTGATACGAAACATGCTTGTTGCAAATTAAGAAGTGATTTCTTATGTGAGCCATTGTCGACACCTTGCCAAAATAGGAAGTCGTATGAATTCATGGATGGATTTCATCCAACCGAAATTGTAAATGAAATAGtatcaaatattatttttaacccTCCCAATTCATTTGTTCATCCTATGAGTATTAgtcaattaattaactaa